From Prevotella sp. oral taxon 299 str. F0039:
GAACTCAAATATACAAGTAAGAACAGTACGAGTAAAGTGCGCAGAATTGTTGTGCATATAGAGCCTAATGTTATAAGTGGTATCGAACAAGTGATAACCCCGAACACCTCAAACGATAAGATATACAATCTTCAAGGGATAGAGGTTGGCTCTTTATCTGCCTTTAATTCACTTCCTAAAGGCGTATATATAGTAGCTCAAAAGAAAATTATAAAAAGATAAGAAACGGAAATAGAGTGGTAAAGTAGATAACTCTATAGATATAAAACTCATAATATTTACATTAAGAAAAATAATAATTACTAATATAAAGAAGTGTTTTGATGCCTGAAAATAAAACATAAAATCATTTCTTTTTATATTTATCTAACGTTTAAATTTTAATAATATGCTAAGAAAAAGTCTTTTTACAGGAGCAATTATGCTTATTGTTCTTTTGTTTGGTGTTACAAACAGCGCATTGGCAGCTGGCTCAATTCGTTTTGATTTTAAGAAAAATCCTTGGAATTTAGTAAAGGCAAGTGCTAATGATGCCCCTGAAAACGGCAAAATAGAGGACGGTGTTGAGATTAATCAAGATGGTTTTATTTTAACAAACAAAAAGGTTAACGAAAAAAACTGGAACCGTTTAGAAGGAGAAAACTATGCGGTTTACAAAGATAACAAGATAACAATTACCGCACCTGCTGGTAAAATGATAACAAGAATAGAGTTTCAAGCACTCAGTCAATTCTCTTTTGATCTTACAAACGATGAGGGAATAAAGAAAGAAGAAAGTACAGATTGGGACGAAGACTTTGGTTCAAGCTCTAACGACCCTATTACTTTTAAGATGCAAGCCCAAAAGGCAACATTCACAGGAGGTAGTTCAACCACTCGTTTGGTTTATATAGAAGTGGTTTATAAAGATGTTCCACTACCTGTTGCACCTGAAAAAGTTACAACAACAGCTACTTTTGATTTTAAAAATGATTTCAAAGACTCTTGGGGTATCACAAATGTTAGTTCAACAACCAAAGATGAACAAGAAGGAAAGATTGAAGATGGTAAAGAAGTTACACAAGATGAGGTTACATTTACCACGATTAATAAAAATAGTGGTAAAGTTACTCGTGTGAAAGGAGGAACGCTTTATCTACCGCCTACAAATACTTTAACATTTAAAGTTCCACAAGGTAAGAAAATTAAGAAGATAGAGTTTACCTTTGAAAAAGCAAAGAGTTGGCTTAAAACACCCGAGGGTACTAACTTAGAAACAGAGAATAAAGTCGGAAGCTATATAACAGACACACAAGAAGTAACGTTTACTGCCTCTTCTCTATTTTCCCAAATAACTAAAATTGTAATAACTGTAGAAGGAGATAAAACTACAGGCATATCTAGTATTCGCACTCATAGGGTTATTCCTAGCAATGTTTACGACCTTAATGGTGTATTAGTAGGTACCGAAAACACTTTCAACGAACTACCTAAAGGCATTTATATTATCAATGGTAAGAAAGTATTAAAATAAAAGTATCATTGGTAATAGGTATAAAGTCCTTTACATAAGAAAAGTAGCAACTCTCATGCGATATTATTCTATCCATGAAGTGTTGCTACTTTTCTTATTTATTAAGATCATAATTATCTAAAAAATATGAGATAAAAGCATTGCTTTTTGTCTCTAAAGGCAATGCTTTTACACTGCAAAAACAATGCTTTTTCGTGTCAATTATATAGCTTTAGTTATTGAACTATAGGTATTATATTATGAACGTTATTTATTATTAGCGAGATATCCGTATCTTATGATTGAGAGCAAATGCATGAATACTCACTTTTTTATATTGAGATCTTGTGTCTTTTTATTCTTGGAGGAAAATTAGTAAAGAGCTTAATGGGATATTAATTGAGCAAGAAGAAAAGTATTGAGGTGTAAAATAATTAGTAAATCCTTTGTGTATAAATCCTTTTCTATTGTATCTTTGCATATACACCTTCTATTTATTAAAAGGTGGACTATAATTATAAGGAGAATAAAAATACATAAAGATGGAGAAAATACGTGCCAAACGCAACCGCACTATAATGTTGTCAGAAGATGAACGTATAGAGTTAAGAAAGGAGTTATCTATGCTTAGCGATAAATCCTCGGTTGATGATGTTATTGACAAAACGTTTAATCAAGATTTATTTGATGTTATTGATTTTTTTCCAAAGCATTTTGCAGATCTGATAATTATTGATCCTCCTTATAATCTTTCAAAAGATTTTGCTGGTTTCAAGTTTAAGGCAACAGACGACAATAGCTATATTAGCTATATAAAAAGTTGGTTACCAAAAGTTTTAGAGCTATTAAAACCTAATGGCAGTGTATATGTGTGTTGTGACTGGAAAAGCACAAGCGCAATTTATCAAGTATTGAGCGAGTATACTATTGTTAAAAATCGTATTACGTGGCAAAGAGAGAAAGGACGAGGAGCTAAAACAAATTGGAAGAATGCTATGGAGGACATTTGGTTTGGTGTTCTGAATGAAAAAAACTACTTTTTTGATGTCGATTCAGTCATGCAAAAAAGAAAAGTATTTGCGCCTTATAAAGTTGATGGTACTCCTAAAGATTGGGAAGAAACAGAAGAAGGAAACTTTAGAATGACTTATCCTTCAAATTTTTGGGATGATATTAGCGTGCCATATTGGTCGATGTCAGAGAATACAGACCATCCAACCCAAAAACCAGAGAAATTAATAGCTAAGCTTATTCTCGCATCGTGTCCCAAAGGGGGAGTAGTTTTTGACCCTTTCCTAGGAAGTGGAACCACATCTGTTGTGGCAAAGAAACTCGGTAGACATTATTGTGGCATTGAATTCAATGAAGAATATGCTCTATTAACTCAAAAACGTCTAAATATGGCAGATCGTAATAGAAATATTCAAGGATATTGTGATGGTGTATTTTGGGAACGAAATACATTGAAGTCTCAAAGAAAACAGCAGGGAGTATAAACTGAGAACAACGTTATTTTTTATAGATGCATTCTGATAGGTGATGTATATGGAATAAAAATTAAATGAAGATTTTAGCGAGACACTCATTATGAATGAAGAAAAACTTAAGCAAGATATCGTTAGTGTTGCTGCAAATTTAGCTAAGAATTTGCATGTAGGGCAGGTAGATAAAGCGGGTGTAGATTATTTTAGCGGTCATTTGTCGTCTGTAGCCTTAATGGGTAGAACATGGAAAGAACAGGTAATAGGTTATCTGCACGATGCAAGTGAAGATACTATATATACCGAAGAACGAGTTCTGGATATGCTGGAAGAGGATTTAGATGCTCCTTTGCCAAGAGAATGTAGGGAAGAACTTGCTATGGTATTGCAACTTCTTAATCATAAAAGAATTCCAGATAGAGAAAGTTATATTCGTGCAATAGGAACAAATGAGCTTGCCACAGCAGTGAAACTGCATGACCTTACTCACAATATGGATCTGTCTAGAATTATTAATCCAACAGAAAAAGATTATGAACGACTTGAGCGTTATAGGAAAGAATATAATTATTTGAGTAGTTTATCAAAATAAGATAGAAAAGGAAAGGTTGCAATGAGAGCTAATCTTATATTAGAAAGAATCGAAGATAAACCTTAAGCAATTTTGATTTCGTTATGAAGATGGATGATATTTAATGATATTGTTACTTAAATATATTTTTTCTACAATGTGCAACAGAGTTTCTTATGTGATTCCTTCGCTTTATTAACGGTAGTATTAAGTCTTTGAATACGATTGTATCGTTGCTAGTATAAGAATAAATTAAACGGATAAAGTTAAATTTTCTGTCTATTCTTAGATAACAGTGATAAAAAAAAGACCTCATATCATAAGATATGAGGTCTTTTTGTGGGCGTTGACGGATTCGAACCGCCGACCCTCTGCTTGTAAGGCAGATGCTCTAAACCAGCTGAGCTAAACGCCCTTGTTGCTCTTTGAAAGCGTGTGCAAAGGTAAGATGATTATTTTTAATTACCAAATTATTTACAAACTTTTTTATGATGAACTACTATTTTTTTATGCTTTGGGGGTGAATTGCCACTTAAAATGGTATTACATGCTTGTCTAACAGAGGCTTTCTGTGATTTTAATAGGGTGGGAGTGTATTGTTTTATAAATCTATCTTTTTCTGTTTAGAATGAAATGAAGTGTCTTCTTCTATGGTTCTGTTGCTCAATCTCTTTGTGGTTCCTTTTAAAAGCATTGAGATTACACTCTAATAGCATTGCTTTTGCAGTATAAAAGCAATGCTATTGCCACACAATAGAACTACTTTTAAATATTGAGAAAGCGCAAAGCAGTTTCAACTCCTTTACGCTTGTGTAACAGCAATAAAACAAAATCATGGTACAAGCACTTAACTCATACCATGATTTCTATTTCTTTTAGCACATATTTAAATTAAATCCCTTTGCTAAACCACCTTCGCCAGTCTCTTTATACAGAGAAGGAATGTCGTGTCCTGTTTGCTTCATTACCTCAACCACTCTGTCAAACGACACTTGATGTTGACCATCAGAGAATGCCGAGTATAAGTTTGAGTCTAAAGCACGTGCTGCAGCAAAGGCATTTCGCTCGATACAAGGAATCTGAACCAAGCCACATACAGGGTCACAGGTCATTCCTAAGTGGTGTCTAAGCCCATTTCGGCTGCGTATTCAATTTGAGCAGGACTGCCACCAAATAGCTGACATGCTGCTGCAGCAGCCATTGCGCATGCAACTCCCACCTCTCCTTGACATCCAACGTCTGCTCCTGAGATCGAAGCATTATGCTTTACGATGTTACCAAAGATGCCTGCTGTGGCTATTGCGTGAATAATTCGAGTGTCGCTAAAATGATGTGAGCGAGACATGTGATATAAAACGGCTGGCAATACGCCACAAGCACCGCATGTAGGAGCCGTTACAACGGTTCCACCTGCTGCGTTTTGTTCGCTCACAGCCAATGCATAAGCATACACTAAACCACGAGATTGAAGTGAAGGCTTAAAGCCTTTAGCTTTTACATGATATTTTGCTGCTTTACGAGCAAGGCGCAATGGACCAGGAAGAACACCCTCTGCATTGAGTCCTTCTTCAACTGCTTGTTGCATAACTTTCCATACTTCGCTTAAAAAATCCCAGAAATCGGGATCTTCGCATGTCTCTGCATATTCCCAATAACCTTTCCCATTGTCGTAACACCACCGCATAATGTCTTGTAAAGAATTCAAAGAGTAGGGGTCTTTGGAATTAAATACGTCTTCATTAGCCTTTCCTTCAGATAAAGCACCACCACCAACGCTATATACTATCCATTCTTCTGATCGCTTATCGCTTTCGTCTATTGCCACAAAACTCATGCCATTGGGGTGAAAAGGTAAGAAAACACTGGGCTTCCAAACAATAGTTACGGGTGCAACAGTGTTGAGAACGTCTTCAATTGCCACGTCTGTCATGTGTCCTTTACCTGTTGCTGCAAGGCTACCATATAAGGTAACTTCGAACGATTTGGCGTTAGGATACTTCTCAATGAACATCTGTGCTGCCTTTTGAGGTCCCATAGTGTGACTGCTTGAGGGACCTTTTCCTATTCTAAAGAGTTCTTTAAGTGATTTCATTCCTATGTAATTTTATTTTATGTCGAAAGGTTTTGTTCTGTTTCTTTTGTGCTTATGCGAAGCAAGTCTTTAACAACTTCGCCTCCAGCAATGATACCTGCAACTGCAGGAACAAAGGCATTACTCGCTGGGGTTACCTTTTTGTCGTGATGATTGCTCACAATGGTGTCGGCATTGTCGATCGATTGGCTTTCAATCTCAGCCTCTTCAAAGAATGGCTCCATTGGTTTTTCGTCGCTTGCAACTACTTTTAAATGCTTAATACCTATCTTACGAAGTTTTTTGCGAATAATCTTTGCAAGTGGATCCATCTTTGTTTTGGTGATATCACATACACAAAAGGCGGTTGGGTCTACTTTATTTGCTGCGCCCATGCACGATAATAAAGGCACGTTTAGAGTAGTACAACGTTTTATTAGCTCCATTTTTGCCGCCATAGTGTCGATGCAATCCACCACATAGTCGAACGAAGTTAAATCTATCTCATCTGCATTTTCAGGCAGATAGAACATCTGTCGGGCATCAACATCACAATTAGGGTTAATATCTTTAATGCGTTCTTTAGCTATATCTATCTTATTTTTGCCCAAAGTTGAATGTAAAGCGAATATTTGTCGGTTAAGATTTGTGAGGCAAACCACATCATCATCGAAGATAGAAAGATGTCCAACGCCACTTCGAGCGAGTACTTCTATAACGTAACCGCCAACTCCTCCGAGTCCAAATACTGCTACTTTAGATTGCTGTAGCTTTTCTATTCCCGAACGTTTAAATATCATTCGGGTTCTAGAGAACTGATCTTGCATTCTTTATCGTTTCTTTTTGTTTGTCAATATATCATAAAGTGAAAGAAAATAGAAATTTTCTTGCTATTTATTGTACAATTGTTCGCTCTATAATTTGGAAGCCACCAAGACCAGTGTCGGGTACTATGATAGCAGGATAGAACTGTATACAAACAGGCTTGTCAATCTTTATATCTTTATTTAGATTGGTTAATGCTCCTGTGTCTTGATTGATTTTGAACACTTGAATAGTGTTATTGTCTTTCGAAGCACAAAGTAATAGCTCTCCGTTAGGTGTTATATTGAATTGACGAGGGTGTTTTTCGGTTGCTTGGAAGCCCACTTCAGTGAGCAATCCTGTTGCTTTATTTACCTTAAATATGGTTATTCCGTCATTTTTAAGACGATTACTTACATATAAAAAATTGCCATTTGGAGTGGTGTGTATGTCTGCTCCTCCTCTTGCATTGTACTTATCGGTAGTTATTGTCTGCTTTTGGGTAAGTTTTCCTTTATTATAATTAAATACAGTTACTTCGCCACTTAGTTCGCTCATTACGTAAAGAAACCTACTATCGCCACTAAATATGAAGTGACGAACACCCGATCCCTTAGGCAATTGAGCTGCAATACCAACATATTTTAATTTAGTTGGTGTTATAAAGTCATAGCGAAGCAAAGCATCTCCCGTAAAATCTGAAACCAAAACACCATTACCATCAGGTGTAAAACGAACGCAATGGAAGTGACCTTTTTCTTGTCTTTCTTTATCAAAACCTTGTTGTGCACCGCTAAATAGCTGTGTCATATTATTCAATTCGCCTGCGTCATTTAGTGGAAAAACACTCATAGAACCGCCAGAATAGTTGGCTGTTACAACCATGTTGCCGTTAGTATCTACAAAACAAGGGTCTTCTCCTTTTGTAAGAGCGTTATTAATAAAGCGCATCTTGCCATTTTCGGTATTAAATGATATTGTAGATAGAGATGCATTCTTATCGTTTGTTTCATTAACTGCATAGATCATACTTCCGTCCAGCGATAGCGTTAGATAAGAAGGATTAGTTATCTCGATTGTATCTAAAGCCGTAACGTCGCCTGTGCGTTGGTTCACTTCAAAAGAATAGATACCCTTTGAAGAACCATTTGTGTAGGTTCCCACCAATAATTTGATATTATCCTGAGCCATTAAAGATAATGATGAGCATGCAAAAATAGCACATGCAAGAAATGATTTGTAGTTCATAAATGTTAATTTGTCTGTTTTATAATTCTTCAAAGATAATCAAAAACACATGTTTACGCAATTATTTATATGCATTTATAACACTATTCATTAATAATTAGTAAATTTGCAGACAATATGAACACAGATAACTTAAACTTAACACGAAGAATTGTTGTAGGAGTACAATTCCTCTTTGTAGCATTTGGAGCTACTGTTTTGGTTCCATTGCTTGTTGGTCTCGACCCAGCAACAGCGTTATTTACAGCAGGTATAGGCACTTTTATCTTTCATTTGGTTACGAAAGGTAAGGTGCCTATATTTTTAGGCAGTAGTTTTGCATTCATTGCGCCAATCATAGCGGCAACCAAAGAGTGGGGGTTAGCAGGTGCTTTGGCGGGAACAATGGGTGTTTCGCTTGTTTATTTCGTTATGAGTGCGTTGGTAAAGTGGCAAGGAAAGCATCTACTTAATCGTCTTTTCCCTCCCGTTGTCATTGGACCTGTGATTATTCTCATTGGTTTAACGCTCTCTAGTGCAG
This genomic window contains:
- a CDS encoding site-specific DNA-methyltransferase, whose protein sequence is MEKIRAKRNRTIMLSEDERIELRKELSMLSDKSSVDDVIDKTFNQDLFDVIDFFPKHFADLIIIDPPYNLSKDFAGFKFKATDDNSYISYIKSWLPKVLELLKPNGSVYVCCDWKSTSAIYQVLSEYTIVKNRITWQREKGRGAKTNWKNAMEDIWFGVLNEKNYFFDVDSVMQKRKVFAPYKVDGTPKDWEETEEGNFRMTYPSNFWDDISVPYWSMSENTDHPTQKPEKLIAKLILASCPKGGVVFDPFLGSGTTSVVAKKLGRHYCGIEFNEEYALLTQKRLNMADRNRNIQGYCDGVFWERNTLKSQRKQQGV
- a CDS encoding phosphohydrolase, which gives rise to MNEEKLKQDIVSVAANLAKNLHVGQVDKAGVDYFSGHLSSVALMGRTWKEQVIGYLHDASEDTIYTEERVLDMLEEDLDAPLPRECREELAMVLQLLNHKRIPDRESYIRAIGTNELATAVKLHDLTHNMDLSRIINPTEKDYERLERYRKEYNYLSSLSK
- a CDS encoding lactonase family protein, which codes for MNYKSFLACAIFACSSLSLMAQDNIKLLVGTYTNGSSKGIYSFEVNQRTGDVTALDTIEITNPSYLTLSLDGSMIYAVNETNDKNASLSTISFNTENGKMRFINNALTKGEDPCFVDTNGNMVVTANYSGGSMSVFPLNDAGELNNMTQLFSGAQQGFDKERQEKGHFHCVRFTPDGNGVLVSDFTGDALLRYDFITPTKLKYVGIAAQLPKGSGVRHFIFSGDSRFLYVMSELSGEVTVFNYNKGKLTQKQTITTDKYNARGGADIHTTPNGNFLYVSNRLKNDGITIFKVNKATGLLTEVGFQATEKHPRQFNITPNGELLLCASKDNNTIQVFKINQDTGALTNLNKDIKIDKPVCIQFYPAIIVPDTGLGGFQIIERTIVQ
- a CDS encoding ThiF family adenylyltransferase; this translates as MQDQFSRTRMIFKRSGIEKLQQSKVAVFGLGGVGGYVIEVLARSGVGHLSIFDDDVVCLTNLNRQIFALHSTLGKNKIDIAKERIKDINPNCDVDARQMFYLPENADEIDLTSFDYVVDCIDTMAAKMELIKRCTTLNVPLLSCMGAANKVDPTAFCVCDITKTKMDPLAKIIRKKLRKIGIKHLKVVASDEKPMEPFFEEAEIESQSIDNADTIVSNHHDKKVTPASNAFVPAVAGIIAGGEVVKDLLRISTKETEQNLST